From the genome of Xiphophorus couchianus chromosome 6, X_couchianus-1.0, whole genome shotgun sequence, one region includes:
- the LOC114146950 gene encoding microfibril-associated glycoprotein 4-like — protein sequence MKLLSALLLLLVPLLASSQRDCSSIFRRYPNSPSGVYTIYPTDSTPGIQVYCDMDSHGGRWTVFQRRMDGTVNFYRNWNDYKLGFGNADGEYWLGLENVYVLTQHQQYELIVDMEDFEGNKVYARYTSFSVGSESDGYSLHVGDYIDGGAGNTLKRHNGQGWQTFDRYLHTGLFNCAQSFLGAFWYWRCYYGNPNGVYIWGANGSEYVGVGVIWNDWKVQYNQPDYSLKAISMKIRPV from the exons ATGAAG ctgctgtcagCTCTTCTCCTCCTGCTGGTTCCTCTGTTGGCCAGCAGTCAACGGGACTGCAGCAGCATTTTTCGTCGGTATCCCAACAGTCCCAGTGGAGTTTACACCATCTATCCCACTGACTCCACACCTGGTATCCAG gtttACTGTGACATGGACTCACATGGAGGAAGATGGACC GTGTTCCAGAGAAGGATGGACGGCACGGTAAACTTCTACAGGAACTGGAATGACTACAAGTTGGGCTTTGGGAACGCAGATGGAGAGTACTGGCTTG GTCTGGAGAACGTCTACGTCCTCACTCAGCACCAACAGTATGAGCTGATAGTGGACATGGAGGACTTTGAAGGAAACAAGGTGTACGCTCGTTACACCTCGTTCAGTGTGGGTTCTGAGTCCGATGGGTATTCTCTACACGTGGGTGATTACATCGATGGAGGAGCAG GAAACACTCTGAAACGTCATAATGGACAAGGGTGGCAGACTTTTGACCGTTATCTGCACACCGGGCTTTTCAACTGTGCACAGTCATTTCTAGGAGCTTTCTGGTACTGGAGGTGCTACTATGGAAACCCAAACGGGGTCTACATCTGGGGCGCTAATGGATCTGAATATGTTGGAGTTGGAGTAATCTGGAACGACTGGAAGGTCCAGTACAATCAGCCCGACTATTCCCTGAAGGCCATCAGCATGAAGATCCGCCCTGTTTAG
- the zbtb41 gene encoding zinc finger and BTB domain-containing protein 41: MKRKPNSMVLPKRGRLVTNSSAAEECSIPSNSKTVQDSSLPLRRLTMSQHSDNLLAFLNEDRTRQRFCDVSVLVGGTVYRAHKAVLAHGSSYFHAELSKNSGTMTHVTLDHVEDSVFQHLLGFLYTSECVVAETDLPALADAARFLDMMDVLKLLCEDGKATSSQGETRETELEIPSCDAAGADTEVQSTLTSKISPQYSVAESTNPASGREVKTCPKSATTRRSPCTRKTPSKHKKDNENHCISNPTEQQRVESPGRPDEHKVDGVLEVNRDVRETPKPSQGDDVMEEDTEEDQQDVDTGAVSHKNICEASGNDRTALEEGSHTDRMEAPSGQDREVYMPPAASTNQSSEYPEGLAPVIIQTSSKKTLKCPKCEKTFDRAGKYESHTRVHTGEKPFQCDICLQCYSTKSNLTVHKKKHAGDAPIPKKEHKCPFCNKLHASKKTLAKHVRRFHPDHTQEFFAARKKKSEGWKCAICSKTFSRRPHLQEHMILHTQDRPFKCSFCDEYFKSRFARLKHQEKYHLGPFPCEICGRQFNDTGNKKRHIECTHGGKRKWTCYVCGKSVRERTTLREHLRIHSGEKPHLCSICGQSFRHSSSYRLHLRVHHDDKRYECDQCGKTFIRHDHLTKHQKIHSGEKAHQCEECGKCFRRHDHLTVHYKSVHLGEKVWQKYKTAVHQCEICKKEFKGKSSLEMHFRTHSGEKPHRCPECHQTFRIKKTLTKHMVIHSDARPFNCPHCSATFKRKDKLKYHVDHVHSARFTEPPPSQDKAASTPFQETPKTYHSDPKSAPRSASNPAAVCIPVTLVPVPMAAGGLGDLHPHRSTSLASQTHSVVNVQAQGQQQNPGYQAATDLAFLEKYTLTPQPANIVHPVRPDQMLDPREQSYLGTLLGLDSASSVQTISNSDHTHR; the protein is encoded by the exons ATGAAGAGAAAGCCAAACAGTATGGTTCTTCCAAAGCGTGGGAGGCTGGTGACAAACTCATCCGCTGCAGAGGAGTGCAGTATCCCATCGAACTCCAAAACCGTCCAGGATTCGTCCCTTCCTCTCAGACGCCTCACCATGTCACAGCACAGTGACAACCTCCTTGCGTTTTTGAACGAGGACCGGACCCGGCAGAGGTTCTGCGATGTGTCCGTGTTGGTGGGTGGGACGGTTTATAGAGCCCACAAAGCCGTCCTGGCCCACGGGAGCAGCTACTTTCATGCAGAGCTCTCCAAGAACTCGGGCACAATGACTCACGTCACTCTGGACCACGTGGAGGATTCAGTTTTCCAGCATCTGCTCGGCTTCCTGTACACATCAGAGTGTGTCGTTGCAGAGACAGACCTCCCAGCTCTAGCTGACGCAGCCAGGTTCTTGGATATGATGGACGTATTAAAGCTCTTGTGTGAGGACGGGAAAGCTACCTCCTCCCAGGGAGAGACGAGGGAAACTGAGTTAGAAATTCCCTCCTGTGACGCTGCTGGGGCGGACACAGAGGTCCAGAGCACCCTAACCAGCAAAATCTCCCCGCAGTACAGTGTTGCTGAAAGTACTAATCCAGCTTCAGGTAGGGAGGTGAAGACATGTCCGAAAAGTGCTACCACGCGGAGATCACCTTGTACAAGAAAAACACCCTCTAAACATAAGAAAGACAATGAAAATCACTGTATCAGCAATCCTACGGAGCAACAAAGAGTTGAATCACCAGGGAGACCAGATGAACACAAAGTGGACGGTGTTTTGGAGGTTAATCGGGATGTGAGAGAGACCCCCAAACCATCTCAGGGCGATGACGTGATGGAGGAGGACACGGAGGAGGACCAGCAAGATGTTGACACGGGTGCGGTTTCGCATAAGAACATTTGTGAGGCTTCTGGAAATGACAGGACGGCTTTAGAGGAAGGTTCACACACTGACAGAATGGAGGCCCCATCCGGGCAAGATCGGGAAGTTTACATGCCTCCAGCAGCGAGCACTAACCAGAGTTCAGAGTATCCTGAGGGTCTGGCTCCAGTTATCATCCAAACATCCAGCAAAAAGACTCTGAAGTGTCCCAAATGTGAGAAGACTTTTGATCGTGCAG GGAAATACGAGAGTCACACAAGAGTCCACACGGGAGAGAAGCCCTTCCAGTGTGACATATGCCTCCAGTGCTACTCCACCAAGTCCAACCTGACGGTGCACAAGAAGAAGCACGCAGGCGATGCTCCTATTCCAAAGAAGGAGCACAAGTGTCCCTTCTGCAACAAACTCCATGCCAGCAAGAAAACTCTGGCCAAGCACGTCAGAAG GTTTCATCCCGATCACACGCAGGAGTTTTTTGCTGCAAGGAAAAAGAAGAGCGAAGGCTGGAAATGTGCA ATTTGTTCGAAGACATTCAGCCGCAGGCCTCACCTGCAGGAGCACATGATCCTGCACACCCAGGACCGGCCCTTCAAATGCTCGTTCTGTGACGAGTACTTCAAGTCCAGGTTTGCAAGGCTGAAGCACCAAGAGAAATATCACTTGG GTCCGTTTCCCTGCGAGATCTGTGGACGTCAGTTCAACGACACCGGCAACAAGAAGAGGCACATAGAGTGCACACATGGAGGCAAAAGAAAGTGGACCTGCTATGTTTGTGGGAAATCAGTGAGGGAAAG GACGACGTTAAGGGAACACTTGCGTATTCACAGCGGAGAGAAACCTCATCTCTGCAGCATTTGTGGGCAAAGTTTCCGTCACAGCAGCTCCTACAG GCTTCACCTCAGAGTCCACCATGACGACAAGCGCTACGAGTGTGACCAATGTGGGAAAACCTTCATACGCCACGATCACCTGACCAAGCATCAGAAAATACACTCTG gtgagAAAGCACACCAGTGTGAAGAATGTGGGAAGTGCTTCAGGCGCCACGATCATCTAACAGTGCACTATAAAAGCGTTCATTTGGGAGAGAAAGTTTGGCAGAA atataAAACTGCTGTGCATCAGTGTGAGATTTGCAAGAAAGAGTTTAAAGGAAAGTCCAGTTTGGAGATGCACTTCAGGACTCACTCAG GCGAGAAACCCCACAGATGCCCTGAGTGCCATCAGACCTTTCGAATCAAGAAGACCTTAACGAAGCACATGGTGATTCACTCAGACGCCCGTCCCTTTAACTGTCCGCACTGCAGCGCCACCTTCAAGAGAAAAGACAAGCTGAAGTATCATGTGGACCACGTGCACAGCGCCAGGTTCACCGAGCCGCCCCCCAGCCAGGACAAAGCCGCCTCTACTCCTTTTCAGGAAACCCCAAAGACGTACCACTCTGACCCCAAGTCGGCCCCGCGAAGCGCCTCCAACCCGGCCGCCGTCTGCATCCCCGTCACTTTAGTCCCTGTTCCCATGGCAGCAGGAGGTCTCGGAGACCTTCACCCCCACCGGTCCACCTCTCTCGCGTCCCAGACCCACAGCGTGGTAAACGTTCAGGCTCAGGGCCAGCAGCAGAACCCCGGCTACCAGGCAGCGACAGATCTGGCTTTCTTAGAGAAGTACACCCTGACCCCTCAGCCGGCCAACATCGTCCATCCCGTAAGGCCCGATCAGATGCTGGACCCTCGAGAGCAGTCGTACCTGGGGACGCTGCTGGGCCTGGACTCGGCTTCCTCTGTTCAAACCATCTCCAACTCTGATCACACTCACCGATGA
- the LOC114146945 gene encoding complement factor H-related protein 1-like isoform X2, whose protein sequence is MWLTGLRFALLVWIPGLLRAVDEGEPCGAPDLKNGYFLPVRESHPHGSSVTYSCDAGYKTTEEGWWATIVCQDGVWYKKPECVVDTVCVLPVIPNGKFMQNLNGSLEINCNAGYSLNGQDNIVECHSGTWSAVPLCQKHPGACGEPPVVPNAVVTQTYQEVFAAYSKVEYQCRQGFLTEDRQSKKSAYCVAGNWAGTPHCTRAAEPTDTQTTFVSIDNCGEIPHVPNGNPEPQEQRSLKYTCQNFYKLVGPDTVVCHRGGTWSEVPKCKEDFCLLDTTKYPDLINSGNTFIRNGDTEYPRCVDKWTLKNYAVVRCIEGNLSVSRCKYQYKHNLDG, encoded by the exons ATGTGGCTGACGGGTCTGAGATTTGCGCTCCTGGTTTGGATTCCTGGACTGCTGCGTG cTGTGGATGAAGGGGAGCCGTGCGGCGCTCCCGACCTGAAAAACGGTTATTTTCTCCCGGTGAGAGAGTCTCATCCTCATGGCTCAAGTGTGACGTACAGCTGCGATGCGGGATACAAAACCACAGAGGAGGGATGGTGGGCGACAATCGTATGTCAAGATGGCGTCTGGTACAAGAAACCGGAGTGTGTTG TGGACACAGTCTGCGTTCTTCCGGTTATTCCAAACGGCAAATTCATGCAAAACCTGAACGGCTCGTTAGAAATAAACTGCAACGCAGGATATTCGCTAAACGGCCAGGATAACATCGTGGAGTGTCACAGTGGGACGTGGTCCGCGGTGCCGCTCTGTCAGA AACACCCCGGGGCTTGCGGCGAGCCACCAGTTGTCCCTAATGCGGTCGTTACTCAGACCTACCAGGAGGTGTTTGCTGCTTATTCCAAAGTGGAGTATCAGTGCAGACAAGGATTTCTCACAGAGGACAGACAGTCCAAAAAAAGTGCCTACTGCGTGGCTGGAAACTGGGCCGGAACTCCACATTGCA CACGTGCTGCCGAACCCACGGACACTCAGACTACATTCGTATCCA tcgATAATTGTGGAGAGATCCCTCATGTTCCAAACGGGAATCCTGAGCCACAGGAGCAACGTTCTTTGAAATACACGTGTCAGAACTTTTACAAGTTAGTGGGTCCTGACACTGTGGTGTGTCACAGAGGTGGCACGTGGTCCGAAGTCCCCAAATGTAAAG agGATTTCTGTCTTCTGGACACTACAAAGTATCCTGACCTAATAAATTCTGGCAATACATTTATCAGAAATGGGGACACAGAGTACCCGAGATGTGTTGATAAATGGACGCTTAAAAATTACGCTGTGGTTCGGTGCATTGAAGGGAATCTCAGTGTATCCAGATGTAAGTATCAATATAAGCACAATTTAGATGGTTAG
- the LOC114146066 gene encoding microfibril-associated glycoprotein 4-like, which produces MKLLSALLLLLLPLLASSLILDCSDVYLQDPNSPSGVYTIYPIGSTSGVQVYCDMDSHGGKWTAFQRRMDGSVSFYRKWNDYKMGFGNPAGEYWLGLEKLHNLLSQKRFELLVDMEDFEGNKAYARYTSVGLGSEWDDYPLYVDGYIDGGAGDTLTYLHYHKFATFDYYQHVGSENCPKHFLGAFWFGPTCQYGNPNGVYTWGSEGTRFEVGVIWNSWKGSMYSLKAISMKIRPAE; this is translated from the exons ATGAAG ctgctgtcagctcttctcctcctgctgcttcctCTGTTGGCCAGCAGTCTGATTTTGGACTGCAGCGACGTTTATCTTCAAGATCCCAACAGTCCCAGTGGAGTTTACACCATCTATCCCATTGGATCCACATCTGGTGTCCAG gtttACTGTGACATGGACTCACATGGAGGAAAATGGACC GCGTTCCAGAGAAGGATGGACGGCTCGGTTAGCTTCTACAGGAAATGGAATGACTACAAGATGGGCTTCGGGAATCCCGCCGGAGAGTACTGGCTTG GTCTGGAAAAACTCCACAACTTACTAAGTCAGAAAAGGTTCGAGCTGTTAGTGGACATGGAGGACTTTGAAGGAAACAAGGCGTACGCTCGTTACACCTCGGTCGGTCTGGGTTCTGAGTGGGATGACTATCCTCTGTATGTGGACGGTTACATCGATGGAGGAGCAG GAGACACCCTGACATATCTTCATTATCATAAATTTGCTACTTTTGACTATTATCAACACGTTGGGTCGGAAAACtgtccaaaacattttctgggaGCTTTCTGGTTCGGCCCGACATGCCAGTATGGAAACCCAAACGGAGTCTACACCTGGGGCAGTGAGGGGACCAGATTTGAGGTTGGAGTAATCTGGAACAGCTGGAAGGGCAGTATGTATTCTCTCAAGGCCATCAGCATGAAGATTCGCCCTGCCGAGTAA
- the LOC114146945 gene encoding complement factor H-related protein 1-like isoform X1 gives MWLTGLRFALLVWIPGLLRAVDEGEPCGAPDLKNGYFLPVRESHPHGSSVTYSCDAGYKTTEEGWWATIVCQDGVWYKKPECVVDTVCVLPVIPNGKFMQNLNGSLEINCNAGYSLNGQDNIVECHSGTWSAVPLCQKHPGACGEPPVVPNAVVTQTYQEVFAAYSKVEYQCRQGFLTEDRQSKKSAYCVAGNWAGTPHCTRAAEPTDTQTTFVSIDNCGEIPHVPNGNPEPQEQRSLKYTCQNFYKLVGPDTVVCHRGGTWSEVPKCKEDFCLLDTTKYPDLINSGNTFIRNGDTEYPRCVDKWTLKNYAVVRCIEGNLSVSRCCNWAKINFGAC, from the exons ATGTGGCTGACGGGTCTGAGATTTGCGCTCCTGGTTTGGATTCCTGGACTGCTGCGTG cTGTGGATGAAGGGGAGCCGTGCGGCGCTCCCGACCTGAAAAACGGTTATTTTCTCCCGGTGAGAGAGTCTCATCCTCATGGCTCAAGTGTGACGTACAGCTGCGATGCGGGATACAAAACCACAGAGGAGGGATGGTGGGCGACAATCGTATGTCAAGATGGCGTCTGGTACAAGAAACCGGAGTGTGTTG TGGACACAGTCTGCGTTCTTCCGGTTATTCCAAACGGCAAATTCATGCAAAACCTGAACGGCTCGTTAGAAATAAACTGCAACGCAGGATATTCGCTAAACGGCCAGGATAACATCGTGGAGTGTCACAGTGGGACGTGGTCCGCGGTGCCGCTCTGTCAGA AACACCCCGGGGCTTGCGGCGAGCCACCAGTTGTCCCTAATGCGGTCGTTACTCAGACCTACCAGGAGGTGTTTGCTGCTTATTCCAAAGTGGAGTATCAGTGCAGACAAGGATTTCTCACAGAGGACAGACAGTCCAAAAAAAGTGCCTACTGCGTGGCTGGAAACTGGGCCGGAACTCCACATTGCA CACGTGCTGCCGAACCCACGGACACTCAGACTACATTCGTATCCA tcgATAATTGTGGAGAGATCCCTCATGTTCCAAACGGGAATCCTGAGCCACAGGAGCAACGTTCTTTGAAATACACGTGTCAGAACTTTTACAAGTTAGTGGGTCCTGACACTGTGGTGTGTCACAGAGGTGGCACGTGGTCCGAAGTCCCCAAATGTAAAG agGATTTCTGTCTTCTGGACACTACAAAGTATCCTGACCTAATAAATTCTGGCAATACATTTATCAGAAATGGGGACACAGAGTACCCGAGATGTGTTGATAAATGGACGCTTAAAAATTACGCTGTGGTTCGGTGCATTGAAGGGAATCTCAGTGTATCCAGAT gttgCAACTGGGCCAAGATAAACTTT GGTGCATGCTGA